One segment of Anatilimnocola aggregata DNA contains the following:
- a CDS encoding c-type heme family protein — translation MGRTSSILVCGLLAALVVTGLLFSAEQAPPKNENEPSAAATERTRKTVRMLDDVYKTAVVLITDKYVNDENDFPAGSAAIALFSAVEKKGWHGVRLLDVTGKPYDDKNVAKDEFEKQGVRQLKDGKDYYEQIIEKDGKPYLRAMTPVPVVMQKCVMCHPHYGDAKKGAAIGAISYTLPIE, via the coding sequence ATGGGTCGAACGTCGTCAATTCTCGTTTGTGGGCTGTTGGCAGCCTTAGTTGTGACCGGACTCCTGTTTTCGGCTGAGCAAGCGCCGCCGAAGAACGAGAACGAGCCATCGGCAGCGGCTACGGAGCGGACCCGGAAGACGGTACGGATGCTGGACGACGTGTACAAAACCGCCGTCGTGCTAATCACGGATAAATATGTCAATGACGAAAATGATTTCCCCGCAGGCAGCGCAGCAATTGCTCTATTCAGTGCGGTCGAGAAAAAAGGCTGGCACGGAGTTCGACTGCTGGACGTAACAGGAAAACCTTACGACGACAAGAATGTCGCCAAGGATGAATTCGAGAAACAAGGGGTGCGTCAGTTAAAGGACGGGAAGGACTATTACGAACAGATCATCGAAAAAGATGGAAAACCGTACCTGCGTGCGATGACGCCTGTTCCTGTGGTCATGCAGAAGTGCGTCATGTGCCATCCTCACTACGGGGACGCCAAAAAGGGTGCAGCCATTGGAGCGATCAGCTACACACTGCCCATTGAATGA
- a CDS encoding nitric-oxide reductase large subunit, with protein sequence MKKLWIGFTLVLFVSFSILGWIGTRIYEEAPPIVKQVVTTEGKVVIDEGEIQAGQNVWQTLGGMEVGSVWGHGSYVAPDWTADWLHREAIFILDRWAKSDYDTEFEKLNNERQSQLSGRLATLMRTNTYDPKTQTVTVAPIRAEAFESNLAHYSDVFSNGKTDYAIPTGAVTDPVRLRRLSAFYFWTSWAASTNRPNAHISYTNNWPYEPLVANRATGDAVVWTGVSIIMLLAGISAMAWWYASRREAEQEPIAPETDPLGSWQATPSQKATVKYFWVVSALILLQMLLGVITAHYGVEGDAFYGFPLSKWLPYSVARTWHIQLGLFWIATAWLAAGLFIGPLVSEKEPKGQRLGVNILFVALLVVVVGSLTGEWLSVHNKLSDTVSFYLGHQGYEYVDLGRAWQVGLFVGLLLWLFLMIRVLLPALRKEGEQKQLVALLAVSTGAIALFYGAGLTWGQHTNLTIVEYWRWWVVHLWVEGFFEVFATTVIAFIFMRLNLIRPGIAAAAALLSATIFLSGGIIGTCHHLYFSGTPPVALAWGSVFSALEVVPLVLVGFDAMEDLRRSRSSPWVQRYKWPIYFFVSVAFWNMVGAGLFGFMINPPIALYYMQGLNTTPLHGHAALFGVYGMLGIGLMLVCLRVLIPGVEWKDGLLRFSFWSLNGGLAAMCLLSLLPVGLMQTWASVEHGYWYARSSEFLQTPLMQNLRWMRVPGDTIFFLGAVALVLFVAGLKTGHSFRRNA encoded by the coding sequence ATGAAAAAACTTTGGATCGGATTCACACTCGTTCTGTTTGTTTCCTTTTCCATCCTCGGCTGGATCGGCACTCGGATTTACGAAGAAGCGCCGCCGATTGTGAAGCAGGTAGTCACGACCGAAGGCAAAGTGGTTATCGACGAAGGTGAGATTCAAGCTGGCCAAAATGTTTGGCAGACGCTCGGCGGCATGGAGGTCGGCTCAGTCTGGGGACACGGCAGTTATGTCGCACCGGACTGGACAGCGGATTGGCTACATCGTGAAGCCATTTTCATCCTCGACCGCTGGGCCAAGAGTGACTACGACACCGAGTTCGAGAAACTCAACAATGAGAGGCAGTCGCAGTTGAGCGGTCGCTTGGCTACGCTCATGCGGACCAATACCTATGATCCGAAAACGCAAACGGTCACGGTTGCTCCGATTCGTGCCGAAGCGTTTGAGTCGAACTTGGCCCACTATTCAGATGTGTTCTCGAACGGAAAAACCGACTACGCCATTCCAACTGGAGCCGTGACTGATCCGGTTCGCCTGCGTCGGCTTTCGGCTTTCTATTTTTGGACCTCGTGGGCAGCTTCGACCAATCGACCGAACGCTCACATCAGCTACACCAACAACTGGCCTTACGAGCCGTTGGTCGCTAACCGAGCCACTGGTGATGCAGTCGTCTGGACGGGCGTGAGCATCATCATGCTACTGGCGGGAATTTCAGCGATGGCGTGGTGGTATGCGTCTCGACGAGAGGCCGAGCAAGAGCCAATTGCGCCGGAAACCGATCCACTCGGCAGTTGGCAAGCCACTCCTTCTCAGAAAGCGACCGTCAAATACTTTTGGGTCGTGTCCGCCTTGATTCTGTTGCAAATGCTCTTGGGAGTCATCACGGCGCACTACGGCGTTGAGGGCGATGCGTTCTACGGCTTTCCACTCTCAAAATGGTTGCCGTACAGCGTGGCTCGAACATGGCACATTCAATTGGGCCTCTTCTGGATCGCCACGGCTTGGTTGGCTGCCGGTTTGTTCATCGGCCCGCTGGTGAGCGAGAAGGAACCAAAGGGCCAACGCCTGGGCGTCAACATCCTGTTTGTGGCATTGCTGGTCGTGGTGGTCGGCTCATTAACCGGCGAATGGTTGAGCGTTCACAACAAGCTGTCGGACACGGTGTCGTTCTATCTCGGCCATCAGGGCTACGAGTACGTGGACTTAGGGCGAGCGTGGCAGGTTGGCCTGTTCGTCGGTCTGCTGCTCTGGCTGTTCTTAATGATTCGAGTCTTGCTCCCAGCCTTGCGAAAAGAAGGGGAGCAGAAACAGCTTGTGGCTTTGCTGGCCGTCTCCACGGGCGCTATCGCTCTCTTCTACGGTGCGGGGCTGACTTGGGGGCAGCATACGAACCTGACGATAGTCGAATACTGGCGCTGGTGGGTGGTTCATTTGTGGGTCGAAGGATTCTTCGAGGTTTTCGCCACCACTGTCATCGCCTTCATTTTCATGCGACTGAATTTGATCCGACCGGGTATCGCTGCGGCGGCGGCTCTGCTGTCTGCCACCATCTTTCTTTCGGGCGGCATCATCGGAACGTGCCACCACCTGTATTTCTCCGGTACGCCGCCCGTAGCCTTGGCCTGGGGATCGGTTTTTAGTGCGCTGGAAGTGGTTCCTCTGGTTCTCGTCGGGTTCGATGCAATGGAGGATTTGCGACGGTCGAGATCATCCCCATGGGTGCAAAGGTACAAGTGGCCGATCTATTTTTTCGTGTCTGTCGCCTTTTGGAACATGGTCGGGGCCGGGTTGTTCGGGTTTATGATTAACCCGCCGATTGCTCTCTATTACATGCAGGGTCTCAACACGACTCCGTTGCATGGTCACGCTGCGTTGTTCGGCGTCTATGGCATGTTGGGGATCGGGTTGATGCTGGTCTGCTTGCGAGTCCTGATTCCCGGTGTGGAGTGGAAGGATGGGCTGCTGCGGTTCTCGTTCTGGTCTTTGAATGGCGGTTTGGCGGCGATGTGCCTGCTGAGCTTGTTGCCCGTAGGTCTGATGCAGACCTGGGCCTCCGTCGAGCATGGTTACTGGTACGCCCGCAGCAGCGAGTTCTTGCAAACGCCACTGATGCAAAACTTGCGGTGGATGCGAGTTCCAGGCGACACAATCTTCTTTCTCGGAGCCGTGGCGTTGGTCTTATTTGTCGCCGGTCTCAAAACCGGACACTCTTTTCGGAGGAATGCTTAA
- a CDS encoding cupin domain-containing protein — protein sequence MSIHHAKSGEIIELPLGAALSDSKTETLVKTATLELIRLVLPAGKDIPSHKAPGEITVQCLEGRVTFTVGENAVELSVGQLLYLTAGEPHALKASEDSSLLVTLLLAKK from the coding sequence ATGTCGATTCACCATGCCAAATCGGGTGAGATCATCGAATTGCCTCTCGGCGCTGCCCTGAGCGATTCCAAGACGGAGACTCTGGTTAAGACTGCCACGCTGGAGCTAATCCGCTTGGTCTTGCCAGCGGGCAAAGATATTCCCTCGCACAAAGCTCCCGGCGAGATCACTGTGCAATGCTTGGAAGGGCGAGTCACCTTCACAGTCGGGGAGAACGCAGTCGAACTCTCTGTGGGACAGTTGCTTTATCTCACCGCAGGCGAGCCACATGCGTTAAAGGCCAGCGAAGATTCTTCGTTGCTGGTAACACTTCTGTTGGCTAAGAAATGA
- the sdhB gene encoding succinate dehydrogenase iron-sulfur subunit: protein MSAQCFFILADMGNMNGPAARQLFEGTNSVNDAEGWVSVRILRQDHPAEASYWQSFLIRREPGLNVTGVLQRIATEPKTTSGEIVAPIAYEANCLEEVCGSCTMLVNGRTRQACSALVERLVADQPGEIELRPLSKFPVVRDLVVDRRRLFRALEKVEAWIPVDGYYDQGPGPRQSQQEQQQAYPLSECMSCGCCLEACPQNNLVQIQQSEGEPEAEFKAKQDAHFDRTFIGAHAMNQVVLINSHPTGRFNAGERLDAATAEGGIQQCGNAQNCTAVCPKRIPLTDSWGRIGRAATLHAIKKFFG from the coding sequence TTGTCTGCCCAATGCTTCTTCATTCTGGCCGACATGGGGAACATGAACGGTCCCGCTGCTCGTCAGCTATTTGAAGGGACTAATTCTGTGAATGACGCTGAAGGTTGGGTGAGCGTTCGCATTCTTCGGCAGGATCATCCAGCCGAAGCGAGCTACTGGCAGAGTTTTCTGATTCGTCGTGAACCTGGGCTGAATGTCACGGGAGTTTTACAACGCATCGCAACTGAGCCGAAGACCACCAGCGGCGAAATCGTTGCTCCCATCGCCTATGAAGCCAATTGCCTCGAAGAAGTCTGCGGCTCCTGCACGATGCTAGTCAATGGTCGCACTCGACAGGCTTGCAGTGCTTTGGTGGAAAGGCTCGTGGCCGATCAACCCGGTGAAATCGAGCTTCGCCCGCTCAGCAAGTTTCCCGTCGTTCGTGATCTGGTGGTGGATCGTCGTCGGCTCTTTCGAGCGTTGGAAAAAGTCGAAGCCTGGATTCCGGTAGATGGTTACTACGACCAAGGGCCGGGGCCTCGACAGTCTCAGCAAGAGCAGCAGCAAGCGTACCCGCTAAGCGAGTGCATGAGTTGTGGCTGCTGCTTGGAAGCGTGTCCGCAGAACAACTTGGTGCAGATTCAACAGTCCGAAGGTGAACCGGAAGCAGAGTTCAAGGCAAAACAGGACGCCCACTTTGATCGAACCTTTATCGGGGCACATGCCATGAATCAAGTGGTGCTGATTAACTCGCATCCAACTGGTCGGTTCAATGCGGGCGAGCGACTGGATGCAGCGACCGCCGAGGGAGGCATCCAGCAGTGCGGAAATGCTCAGAATTGTACGGCGGTTTGCCCTAAACGCATTCCGCTAACCGACTCCTGGGGACGCATCGGACGTGCGGCTACGCTGCACGCCATCAAGAAGTTTTTCGGCTGA
- a CDS encoding Rossmann-fold NAD(P)-binding domain-containing protein — translation MRFSNLKTFGTEGVGEILRQSGVETIEFRAGMVVGAGSLSFQLMKSLTDRLPVMICPRWLSTPTQPIAINDVLAYLLAAKDLPVGVSQTFEIGSPDVMTYGDLIREYARQKGLRRLLIFVPVLTPYLSGLWLALVTPATYEVGRHLIEGLKNPTVVQDHSASKAFAIRPMGVKEAIEQALAKDASSK, via the coding sequence ATGCGATTTTCAAACTTAAAGACCTTCGGAACCGAAGGGGTGGGCGAAATTCTGCGTCAGTCGGGAGTGGAGACGATCGAGTTTCGAGCAGGGATGGTTGTCGGAGCAGGCAGTCTGTCATTCCAGCTTATGAAGTCGTTGACCGACCGACTGCCGGTGATGATCTGTCCTCGCTGGCTCTCGACGCCCACTCAGCCCATCGCCATCAACGATGTATTGGCGTATCTTCTGGCGGCAAAGGACTTGCCGGTTGGTGTGAGCCAAACCTTCGAGATCGGCAGTCCAGATGTTATGACCTACGGCGACTTGATTCGAGAATATGCTCGGCAGAAAGGGCTGCGGCGGCTGCTGATTTTCGTCCCGGTCCTAACGCCCTATCTTTCTGGACTGTGGCTGGCGCTCGTGACGCCTGCCACTTACGAGGTTGGTCGTCACTTGATCGAAGGCTTAAAGAATCCGACTGTCGTTCAAGACCACTCAGCCAGCAAGGCGTTTGCGATACGACCAATGGGTGTTAAGGAAGCGATTGAGCAGGCTCTCGCAAAGGACGCAAGTTCAAAATAA
- a CDS encoding integrase core domain-containing protein, which translates to MPAKIFHPLLALIASATDRELAKYIQYLKEENKILRARIPGQIHTRPEERQRLIKFGKMIGKAIEELITIVTPSTFYRWLHQEEKKDEKKNTKGGQRKPREVRQLVLEIARTTGFGYTRIIGELRKLGIKKISRQTIRNILKEEGVEPGPDRTSDTWNNFLERHGATLWGCDFFSVKSVTARGIETLFVLVFLCIKSREVVFSKSTTNPNSAWVVEQTESFLDQTMNRDEKPSIVLHDLDTKFTKEFTAKLKEKGVRTNPLPKASPNLNGRCERFIGTIKMECLRKFIIFGRRHLDFLVSEFCEYYNKYRSHSERENLPPIRAEPPEVETLTMEQLEVKSYVGGLVKSFERKAA; encoded by the coding sequence ATGCCTGCCAAGATTTTCCACCCCTTGCTCGCTTTGATCGCCTCGGCCACGGATCGGGAATTGGCGAAGTACATCCAGTACCTCAAGGAGGAAAACAAGATTCTGCGGGCACGCATCCCTGGGCAGATTCACACTCGGCCTGAAGAGCGCCAACGGCTGATAAAGTTTGGCAAGATGATCGGCAAGGCCATCGAAGAGCTGATTACGATTGTGACACCTTCCACCTTCTATCGCTGGCTCCACCAGGAAGAGAAGAAAGACGAAAAGAAGAATACCAAGGGTGGGCAACGCAAGCCGAGGGAGGTTCGGCAGCTAGTGCTGGAGATCGCCCGCACCACGGGCTTCGGCTATACCCGGATCATCGGCGAGTTGAGGAAGTTGGGGATCAAAAAGATCAGCCGCCAGACGATTCGCAACATCTTGAAGGAAGAAGGGGTCGAGCCGGGGCCTGACCGCACTTCGGACACCTGGAACAACTTTCTTGAGCGCCACGGCGCAACTCTTTGGGGCTGCGACTTCTTTTCAGTGAAATCGGTCACGGCCCGTGGCATCGAAACCTTGTTCGTGCTGGTGTTCCTCTGCATCAAGTCACGAGAAGTGGTCTTCTCAAAGTCCACCACGAACCCCAATTCTGCGTGGGTCGTTGAGCAGACGGAATCATTCCTCGATCAAACCATGAATCGTGACGAGAAACCGTCGATTGTGCTTCACGATCTGGATACGAAATTCACCAAGGAGTTTACGGCCAAACTGAAAGAAAAAGGGGTACGGACAAACCCACTGCCGAAAGCCAGCCCAAATCTCAACGGCAGATGCGAGCGGTTCATCGGGACCATCAAAATGGAATGCCTCCGCAAGTTCATCATTTTCGGCAGACGGCATCTGGATTTTCTGGTGAGCGAATTCTGCGAATACTACAACAAGTACCGTTCGCACTCGGAACGAGAGAACCTGCCGCCAATTCGAGCGGAGCCACCAGAAGTTGAGACCCTAACGATGGAGCAATTGGAAGTGAAATCGTATGTGGGCGGATTGGTGAAGTCGTTTGAGCGGAAGGCGGCGTGA
- a CDS encoding protein kinase domain-containing protein translates to MAVSLENIVKQLGDSGIVAPGKLENFVPPKAHPTSVEELVAELVKEKHLTKFQATQVAAGKAKALILGGYTILDRIGAGGMGQVFKALHRRMQRVVAIKMLPAALLKDAAAAARFQREVVAAAKLNHTNIVTAYDADQANGVHFLVMECVEGQDLSALIKKNGPLPVAKAVNYILQAARGLEFAHSEGVIHRDIKPANLLLDKKGVVKILDMGLARIESDGNAATQAELTGTGAIMGTVDYMAPEQGLSTKHADARADIYSLGCSLYFLIAGKATYDGETVAAKLVAHHNKPIPDLRAIKADVSEQLQAVFNKMVAKKIEDRYQSMGEVIADLERCIGGSQVSLGTQQSVSTSIENSALTFFKGMPALTTNKTNATKNVAAAKTSKDQSPPKKIIKVLVGAAILGVLILAGIVVSLQTKDGTLIVEVDQPDAMVQVLDAAGKIEVSQKGGVGKLAISVDPGKHRLRVEKDGFVVFGQEFEMESGGKKAITAKLVPVKIDEIAIQPNQPWNTPAFQAWMKTVAAMPAEEQVKAVVKKLQELNPTYDGKEEHTVEGNEVTVLRVDGVADLMPIRALPRLKVLTSYGGLKPESKTSDLSPLQGMSLTSLKLRYNSFTDLSPLRGMPLQTIDLQGTLVSDLSPLKGMPLHSINLSHVVFDLSPLEECKSLQFVDGYPKSIPPANVAALLKALPNCRINNWPVPTKATTPTPTTPLGPTPPLAKAPFDAAQAKQHQQAWAKHLGSEVETTNSVGMKMILIPPGEFMMGSTDEQVEAALRVAEELRINQSGKDQISNERPQRRILIPQPFCIGTSEVTVGEFKKFSATGYQTEAEKAAEPKTYMNPPYSVAEDSPAGFITWNDAVAYCKWLSDKEQSTYRLPTEPEWEYACRAGTSTQYSFGDNYAELVKYGWYNQNTGGKTSHPAKTTLPNPFSLFDMHGNLQEWCGDFYDPKWYAASTSSDPSGPSTGNRRVLRTGSYVSNASECRSTCRYGLPPSNRHVHLGFRIVRELTAPSTTASVTPQPTVPAPAKPITDFNSPEFQAWMKEVQSMPAEEQVKEVSKKLVELNPGFGGTPAKIIDGVVTELVFSTNTVTDISPVRALPRLKVLSCGGGAKGQGKLSDLSALSGMSLESLECGNNLIRDLRPLAGMPLTYLGCKQMSVSDLGPLKEMPLTVLNCAGTDVSDLSPLQGMPLKSLDCSATPVTNVSPLDRCMNLESLRIRVTKVGAANVASLQSKLPNCKIEWDDPAKATKPQPAASGKK, encoded by the coding sequence ATGGCCGTTTCGCTCGAAAACATCGTCAAGCAGCTTGGCGACTCCGGCATCGTCGCTCCGGGGAAGTTAGAAAACTTCGTCCCGCCGAAGGCTCATCCCACGAGCGTTGAAGAACTCGTTGCGGAGTTGGTCAAAGAAAAGCACCTGACCAAGTTCCAGGCGACGCAGGTTGCCGCAGGCAAAGCCAAGGCTTTGATCCTCGGCGGCTACACGATTTTGGATCGCATTGGCGCTGGCGGCATGGGGCAGGTGTTCAAGGCACTGCATCGTAGGATGCAGCGGGTGGTCGCCATAAAAATGCTTCCTGCCGCACTGCTCAAAGATGCAGCGGCAGCGGCTCGCTTCCAACGTGAAGTCGTGGCGGCAGCGAAGCTGAATCACACAAACATCGTTACAGCGTACGACGCCGACCAAGCAAATGGCGTCCATTTCCTGGTAATGGAATGCGTTGAAGGCCAAGACCTCTCGGCCCTGATCAAGAAAAATGGGCCGTTGCCTGTTGCAAAAGCCGTCAACTACATCCTTCAAGCCGCCCGTGGTTTGGAATTCGCTCACTCCGAAGGCGTCATCCACCGAGACATCAAGCCCGCCAACTTGCTCTTGGACAAAAAAGGAGTGGTGAAGATTCTCGATATGGGGCTAGCCCGCATCGAGAGCGACGGCAACGCCGCTACCCAAGCCGAATTGACCGGCACCGGGGCCATTATGGGAACCGTGGATTACATGGCTCCCGAACAAGGACTGAGTACGAAACACGCTGATGCTCGTGCCGACATTTACAGCCTGGGTTGTTCGCTCTACTTCCTCATCGCCGGTAAGGCGACATATGACGGAGAAACCGTGGCGGCGAAGCTAGTCGCTCACCACAATAAACCAATCCCTGATCTTCGGGCGATCAAGGCCGACGTGTCCGAACAACTGCAAGCCGTCTTCAACAAGATGGTCGCCAAAAAGATCGAAGATCGTTACCAGTCGATGGGTGAAGTAATCGCTGACCTGGAGCGTTGCATCGGCGGCTCGCAGGTATCGCTTGGCACCCAGCAGTCAGTCAGCACCAGCATTGAGAACAGTGCATTGACGTTTTTCAAGGGTATGCCTGCGCTGACGACGAACAAGACAAACGCTACGAAGAACGTTGCTGCCGCCAAAACGAGCAAGGACCAGTCACCGCCGAAGAAGATCATCAAAGTACTCGTCGGTGCAGCGATCCTCGGCGTGCTGATCCTGGCGGGGATCGTCGTCTCACTCCAGACGAAAGACGGCACGCTCATCGTAGAAGTCGATCAACCTGATGCGATGGTGCAGGTGTTAGATGCCGCTGGCAAGATCGAGGTCAGCCAAAAAGGCGGCGTTGGCAAATTGGCAATCAGCGTCGATCCCGGTAAGCATCGGCTGCGTGTGGAGAAAGATGGGTTCGTGGTCTTCGGACAAGAGTTCGAGATGGAGTCCGGTGGGAAAAAGGCGATCACGGCGAAGTTGGTGCCGGTGAAGATTGATGAGATTGCCATTCAGCCAAACCAGCCCTGGAACACCCCGGCCTTTCAAGCATGGATGAAGACCGTTGCCGCCATGCCTGCCGAGGAGCAAGTGAAGGCTGTCGTGAAGAAGTTGCAGGAATTGAATCCTACCTATGACGGCAAGGAGGAACATACAGTCGAAGGTAATGAAGTAACGGTCCTTAGAGTAGATGGCGTGGCCGATCTTATGCCAATACGTGCATTACCCCGATTGAAGGTTTTAACAAGTTACGGTGGCCTGAAACCAGAAAGCAAAACATCTGATCTTTCACCCTTGCAAGGGATGAGTTTGACGAGCCTGAAACTCCGATATAACTCATTTACCGACCTGTCTCCATTAAGGGGAATGCCGCTTCAAACGATTGATCTTCAAGGAACGCTGGTTTCCGATCTGTCGCCGCTCAAAGGAATGCCTTTGCATTCTATCAATCTAAGTCACGTCGTATTTGACCTATCGCCCCTTGAGGAATGCAAATCTCTCCAATTCGTAGATGGTTATCCCAAAAGCATTCCTCCAGCGAACGTCGCCGCCCTGTTAAAGGCCCTTCCGAATTGCAGAATCAATAATTGGCCTGTTCCAACCAAGGCGACGACGCCCACACCCACTACTCCTCTCGGCCCCACTCCACCCCTCGCCAAAGCCCCCTTCGACGCCGCTCAAGCCAAACAGCATCAACAAGCCTGGGCCAAACATCTCGGCAGCGAAGTCGAGACGACCAACAGCGTTGGCATGAAAATGATCCTCATCCCGCCCGGCGAGTTCATGATGGGCAGTACGGATGAGCAGGTCGAGGCGGCGTTGAGGGTGGCCGAGGAACTGAGAATCAATCAGAGTGGGAAGGATCAAATCTCAAATGAGCGACCGCAGCGTAGAATACTCATCCCTCAGCCGTTCTGTATAGGTACAAGCGAAGTCACGGTAGGTGAGTTCAAGAAGTTCAGTGCAACAGGCTACCAAACCGAAGCGGAAAAAGCAGCCGAACCAAAAACCTATATGAATCCTCCCTACTCCGTGGCGGAAGATTCCCCAGCGGGCTTCATCACCTGGAACGATGCGGTGGCCTACTGCAAGTGGCTCTCAGATAAAGAGCAGTCTACCTACCGATTGCCAACTGAACCGGAATGGGAATACGCCTGCCGGGCAGGGACATCGACGCAGTACTCATTTGGCGACAACTATGCCGAATTGGTGAAGTACGGTTGGTACAACCAGAACACAGGCGGCAAAACATCGCATCCGGCGAAGACGACGCTTCCGAATCCGTTCAGCCTGTTCGACATGCATGGGAATTTGCAGGAATGGTGCGGAGATTTCTATGACCCGAAGTGGTACGCCGCATCCACATCTAGCGACCCTAGCGGCCCTTCCACCGGCAACCGTCGTGTTCTTCGTACGGGTAGCTACGTAAGTAACGCCTCGGAATGTCGCTCAACATGCCGTTACGGCCTCCCGCCGTCGAACCGTCACGTTCATCTAGGCTTCCGCATCGTCCGTGAACTCACCGCCCCATCAACAACGGCGAGCGTCACGCCGCAGCCCACCGTCCCCGCTCCCGCCAAGCCGATCACGGATTTCAACTCTCCTGAGTTCCAAGCGTGGATGAAGGAAGTTCAGTCGATGCCCGCCGAGGAGCAGGTTAAGGAGGTATCGAAGAAGTTGGTCGAGTTGAACCCCGGTTTTGGCGGCACTCCCGCCAAGATCATTGATGGCGTCGTTACTGAATTAGTATTCAGCACCAATACTGTGACGGACATCTCGCCGGTTCGAGCTTTGCCACGATTGAAAGTTTTGTCCTGCGGCGGTGGTGCGAAGGGGCAAGGCAAACTCTCTGATCTCAGCGCACTGTCAGGCATGTCGCTTGAGAGCCTGGAGTGCGGCAATAATCTGATTCGTGATTTGCGGCCCTTGGCAGGAATGCCGTTGACGTATTTGGGCTGCAAGCAAATGAGCGTGAGTGATTTGGGTCCACTCAAAGAAATGCCGCTAACCGTTCTTAACTGCGCCGGTACGGACGTGAGCGATTTGTCGCCGCTGCAAGGTATGCCATTGAAATCGTTGGATTGCAGCGCAACCCCGGTCACAAATGTTTCGCCACTAGACCGCTGTATGAATCTCGAAAGTCTGAGAATCCGTGTAACCAAGGTCGGTGCCGCAAATGTTGCATCCCTTCAATCGAAGCTGCCGAATTGCAAGATCGAATGGGACGATCCGGCGAAAGCGACGAAGCCTCAGCCCGCCGCTTCCGGCAAGAAGTAA